One part of the Bacteroidia bacterium genome encodes these proteins:
- a CDS encoding VOC family protein — protein MPIEIKTPGVHHVAIRVSDMAQSKNFYLKKLGFKAALDQPELVIFFAGNTAIALKGPEGKVAKDDSFNPFRVGLDHIALACDDRDELERVAQALKEHSIENTGIKLDETLQKDYIAFKDPDRISWEFYSI, from the coding sequence ATGCCAATCGAAATTAAAACACCCGGGGTACATCACGTTGCCATTAGAGTAAGTGATATGGCTCAATCAAAAAACTTTTACCTGAAAAAGCTGGGCTTTAAAGCTGCCCTGGATCAGCCTGAGTTGGTCATATTTTTTGCAGGAAATACAGCGATTGCTTTAAAAGGACCTGAAGGCAAGGTGGCGAAAGATGATTCTTTCAATCCTTTTCGGGTAGGTCTGGATCATATAGCGCTCGCTTGTGATGATCGGGATGAACTGGAAAGGGTTGCCCAGGCCCTCAAAGAGCATAGCATCGAGAATACAGGTATCAAACTCGATGAAACTCTTCAAAAAGATTATATCGCCTTCAAAGATCCGGATCGTATCTCCTGGGAATTTTATTCAATCTAG
- a CDS encoding trehalase family glycosidase produces the protein MIKRNPGVFFLLLIISLSACKTTTTQAPKILSPAAYYGSELYHDIQLAHLYPDSKTFSDAVPKRALSEIIDAYALVKDSEGFALKSFVEANFELPGAFQESFKSDLNRSMEEHIAALWSELTRNPDQFNPHASLLPLPKRYIVPGGRFREIYYWDSYFTIEGLLLHDPVLAEEMLDNFAFLIDSLGFIPNGNRNYYLTRSQPPFFALMVGAISRENDDKLLKYVPQLQKEYDYWMLDNKKVNVKGMTLNKYHDTGITPRPESYREDFELAEELNSDEARQKLYSNLRSGAMSGWDYSTRWFADNQNLASIEINDILPVDLNCLLYYLEDLLAQGYDLAGNEEKQLFFEKAAKQRKENIQQLFWNEESEYFEDYHVLNEKHTGRRTLAGAFPIFMKIASEEQASGVKNTLESEFLKPGGFVTSLQNSGQQWDAPNGWAPLQWISINGLKNYGYEAVANEAANRWININRKVYRNTGKMMEKYNVMDTTLTAGGGEYPNQDGFGWTNGVVTALLDQQK, from the coding sequence ATGATAAAACGGAATCCAGGCGTATTTTTTCTACTCCTTATTATTTCTTTAAGCGCCTGCAAAACTACTACTACACAAGCCCCTAAGATATTATCTCCGGCGGCTTATTATGGCAGCGAACTTTACCACGATATTCAGCTTGCCCATTTGTATCCAGATAGCAAGACTTTTTCAGATGCAGTTCCCAAAAGAGCCCTCTCAGAAATTATCGATGCCTATGCATTGGTAAAAGATTCTGAGGGATTTGCTTTGAAAAGCTTTGTAGAAGCCAATTTTGAATTGCCCGGAGCTTTTCAGGAATCCTTTAAATCAGACCTTAACCGTAGCATGGAAGAGCATATAGCCGCTCTATGGTCCGAACTTACTCGAAATCCTGATCAGTTCAATCCCCATGCTTCCCTGCTCCCCTTACCCAAAAGATATATAGTGCCTGGAGGAAGATTTCGTGAGATCTATTATTGGGATAGCTATTTTACGATTGAAGGCTTACTCTTGCATGATCCTGTTTTGGCAGAGGAAATGCTTGATAACTTTGCCTTCCTGATTGATTCTTTAGGCTTTATTCCCAATGGAAATAGAAACTATTATCTGACTCGTTCCCAGCCTCCTTTCTTTGCCCTGATGGTAGGAGCTATCTCAAGGGAAAATGATGATAAGTTGCTGAAGTATGTTCCCCAATTACAAAAGGAATATGACTATTGGATGCTGGATAATAAAAAGGTGAATGTGAAGGGAATGACTTTGAATAAATACCATGACACAGGTATTACTCCTCGACCTGAAAGTTATAGAGAGGATTTCGAATTGGCAGAGGAATTGAACTCCGATGAAGCCAGACAAAAATTATATAGCAATCTGAGAAGCGGCGCCATGAGTGGTTGGGATTATAGTACGAGATGGTTTGCTGACAATCAAAATCTGGCAAGTATAGAGATCAATGATATTCTTCCGGTAGATCTGAATTGTCTCTTATATTATTTGGAAGATTTATTAGCTCAGGGATATGATTTGGCTGGAAATGAAGAAAAGCAATTATTCTTTGAAAAAGCTGCAAAACAACGCAAAGAAAATATCCAGCAATTGTTCTGGAATGAGGAAAGCGAATATTTTGAGGACTATCATGTTCTCAACGAAAAACATACCGGACGTAGAACGCTTGCAGGAGCCTTTCCAATCTTTATGAAAATAGCCAGTGAAGAGCAGGCTTCTGGAGTTAAAAACACCCTGGAATCTGAATTCCTGAAGCCCGGAGGATTTGTTACGTCCCTTCAAAATTCCGGTCAGCAATGGGACGCTCCCAACGGCTGGGCTCCCTTGCAATGGATCAGCATCAATGGCCTGAAAAACTATGGATATGAGGCTGTAGCTAATGAAGCGGCAAATCGATGGATAAATATCAATCGAAAAGTTTATCGGAATACGGGTAAAATGATGGAAAAATACAATGTAATGGATACTACTTTGACCGCAGGAGGAGGAGAATATCCCAATCAGGACGGTTTTGGGTGGACAAATGGAGTAGTTACAGCCTTACTGGATCAACAGAAATAA
- a CDS encoding MFS transporter → MHPPKRILPIIVGAQFLCTSLWFAGNAVMEALIEDFELAETALSYLTSSVQFGFICGTLVFAFLAIADRFSPSRVFFLSAILGATFNLGTIWEANSLLSLVFFRFMTGFFLAGIYPVGMKIAADYFKKGLGKSLGFLVGALVFGTAFPHILSGFFSTENWTQIITITSSLAVLGGGLIFFLVPDGPHRVPGKKLELKAAANIFQSRGFRSAAFGYFGHMWELYAFWAFVPFMLIYFQSIHPSSSFDISLWSFLIIGIGGLACMLGGYIAKKQGTKLTAARALLLSLLCCILCIFMFRLSSPYLFLAFLLFWGAVVVADSPLFSTLVADNANPELKGSALTIVNCIGFAISILSIQLIGFLVNVIPVEYAFIFLAIGPLLGLIALKDS, encoded by the coding sequence ATGCATCCCCCAAAAAGGATACTACCTATCATTGTAGGTGCTCAATTTCTTTGTACGTCTTTATGGTTTGCCGGAAATGCTGTAATGGAGGCCTTAATTGAAGATTTTGAGCTGGCCGAAACAGCCCTTAGCTATCTGACTTCTTCTGTCCAATTTGGATTTATCTGTGGAACGCTAGTCTTTGCTTTCCTGGCGATTGCTGATCGCTTTTCCCCATCTAGGGTTTTCTTTCTTAGTGCAATCTTGGGTGCGACTTTCAATTTAGGAACCATCTGGGAGGCAAACAGCTTATTGAGTTTGGTGTTTTTTCGATTTATGACGGGTTTCTTTCTGGCTGGTATTTATCCGGTAGGAATGAAAATAGCTGCTGATTATTTTAAAAAAGGGCTGGGCAAATCCCTGGGTTTTCTGGTAGGTGCTCTGGTATTTGGTACAGCTTTCCCTCACATCCTATCCGGTTTTTTTTCTACCGAAAACTGGACGCAGATTATCACTATTACTTCTTCTTTGGCAGTATTAGGAGGGGGCTTGATTTTCTTTTTGGTTCCCGATGGACCCCATAGAGTCCCAGGGAAAAAACTGGAATTGAAAGCCGCTGCGAACATTTTTCAATCCCGAGGATTCAGATCAGCTGCTTTTGGGTATTTCGGTCATATGTGGGAACTCTATGCTTTCTGGGCTTTTGTTCCTTTTATGCTCATTTATTTCCAATCGATTCATCCTTCATCATCTTTTGATATTTCACTCTGGTCATTTCTGATTATCGGGATTGGAGGATTGGCCTGTATGTTGGGAGGATATATAGCAAAAAAACAGGGTACAAAACTAACAGCTGCCAGGGCCTTATTGCTCTCATTGCTTTGTTGTATCCTCTGTATCTTCATGTTCAGGCTTTCTTCTCCCTACTTATTTCTGGCCTTCCTTCTTTTTTGGGGGGCGGTTGTTGTCGCAGATTCTCCCCTGTTTTCTACACTCGTAGCAGATAATGCCAATCCTGAATTAAAAGGTAGTGCATTGACTATCGTGAATTGCATCGGTTTTGCTATCAGTATTTTGAGTATTCAGTTGATAGGTTTTTTGGTGAATGTCATTCCAGTGGAATATGCCTTTATATTTTTGGCTATAGGCCCCCTTCTAGGGCTGATTGCGCTGAAAGACTCTTAG
- a CDS encoding helix-turn-helix domain-containing protein — translation MRTLAAIMFTDIAGYTALMQEDEENAREIRNAHRSIFNRHSNTYQGQILQYYGDGTLSTFKSVYQAVRCGIELQQSFQAEGIPVRIGIHLGEIIFDQEEIIGDAVNVASRIESLAAVGSVLLSGKIQAELSNRSDIDLRYLGEFQFKNVSQSIEVFAVEAEGLYVPLSQDLGGKLENKNRILELPAYSNSFIGRNHQVKSLCDLLDDEKTRLITILGPGGMGKTRLASRVGELKAEDFSHGVCFVPLDSLNDPTQVPLHIGNQLGLKESFHGTWLEVVIEFLQNKQLLLILDNLEQILQAGLAIQNIVQSCPGVKVLVTSREILALSEEIEFTLGSLNRPNPLLFPGPNELLQFEAIHLFVQQAQLSVPNFQLTQENAEAVVKICHFLEGLPLPIVLASARLKLFSPRVIFMKLEGDNALLKTKTKNVSPRHQTIKNTVRWSYDLLDAEEQLIFQRLSLFQGGFTLDSLEAVCPDVDSLEVVESFINKSLIVKGKEVDLVPRFRMLKLIRDYGLEQLETNPEAASYQNDFANYFMKFTEEAIQKLGTEQQIKWTSLMDAEYQNLSAALEWLIKHLPLAAAQMGAQLWPFHINRGYLREGLNMVEALMSLEVEEEATRAKLLQGAGSLSHNLGDYLKAKEYFELSLELTQSLGNKEEIARAMNHVAWAGWRVGNYASTLSYAESANKIFEELGDELGQAVSQNNISWISHYRGFFEEAEKGQRKVLEIQKKYDNRRGEAFANVCLARVCLKLGKYFEAENLIEQSIGLFQELKSQQLLAFTHLIKAELALEQKEYRQARSILIEHCLTQFEKIGDVWGVASSNHYLGKRSIASKEYKEANNYLNRGLELFRKASDKFGEASIYISLSQLNQEINKVSAVMGYLDTAIELARHMQAHELLMQAYLCKSHQCLKEAPEKSLQYLLLADFYAGKLGEFQFQSFQSSIESHLLEISGVLPAKMDKSARDLWEEHEFEDLFGAAHINSRLENWLRKQSEEQKPREDASPILQEVGNEEAEDSFVKKIRQLVEDRLVDPDFSVSELCKDAGYSHSQLHRKLHSASGKSISSFIRDIRLAKAKQLLKDPQLTVAAVAYDSGFKDPDYFYRVFKKNFKMTPREYQKQMGYIS, via the coding sequence ATGCGTACCCTCGCAGCCATAATGTTTACTGACATTGCAGGTTATACTGCATTGATGCAGGAGGACGAGGAAAATGCCAGAGAAATTCGGAACGCTCATCGTTCGATCTTCAATCGGCACAGCAATACTTATCAGGGGCAAATTTTACAATATTATGGAGATGGGACCCTGAGTACCTTTAAATCTGTTTACCAGGCGGTTCGTTGCGGAATTGAATTGCAACAATCTTTCCAAGCGGAAGGAATACCCGTCAGGATCGGAATCCACCTGGGAGAGATCATATTTGATCAGGAAGAAATTATCGGAGATGCCGTAAATGTAGCCTCTCGAATAGAATCTTTGGCTGCAGTTGGAAGTGTATTGCTTTCCGGGAAAATTCAAGCTGAGTTAAGCAATCGTTCTGATATTGATCTTAGGTATTTAGGGGAATTTCAGTTTAAAAATGTCTCTCAGTCAATTGAGGTATTTGCAGTAGAAGCTGAGGGGCTTTATGTACCCCTTTCTCAGGACTTAGGTGGGAAGCTCGAGAACAAAAACAGGATTTTAGAATTACCTGCTTATTCAAATTCATTTATCGGAAGGAATCATCAAGTAAAATCCTTATGTGATTTACTGGATGATGAAAAAACTCGATTGATTACAATCCTGGGTCCGGGTGGGATGGGCAAAACTCGCCTGGCGAGTCGAGTAGGTGAGTTGAAAGCAGAAGATTTTAGTCATGGGGTATGCTTTGTCCCGCTTGACAGCCTAAATGATCCCACACAAGTACCCCTTCACATTGGCAATCAGTTGGGATTAAAAGAAAGTTTCCATGGGACCTGGTTGGAAGTGGTAATTGAGTTTCTACAAAACAAGCAGCTATTATTGATCCTGGATAATTTGGAGCAAATTCTGCAAGCAGGGCTTGCCATACAAAACATCGTACAAAGCTGCCCCGGAGTAAAAGTTCTTGTTACCAGTCGTGAAATCCTGGCTTTGTCAGAGGAAATTGAATTTACGCTGGGCAGTCTAAATCGCCCCAATCCCTTACTTTTTCCCGGTCCAAATGAATTACTTCAATTTGAAGCGATTCATCTATTTGTACAGCAAGCGCAACTTTCTGTTCCAAATTTTCAACTTACTCAAGAAAATGCCGAAGCAGTCGTCAAGATTTGCCATTTCCTAGAAGGACTTCCATTACCCATAGTGTTGGCCTCTGCTCGGCTAAAACTTTTTTCTCCCAGGGTAATATTTATGAAGCTGGAAGGTGACAATGCCCTTTTAAAAACCAAAACAAAAAATGTAAGTCCACGGCACCAAACCATAAAAAATACCGTCAGATGGAGCTATGATCTCTTAGATGCAGAGGAACAACTTATTTTCCAAAGGCTTTCTCTCTTTCAAGGAGGATTTACCCTTGATTCTCTGGAGGCTGTTTGTCCAGATGTCGATTCATTGGAGGTAGTCGAATCTTTTATCAATAAGAGTCTGATTGTAAAAGGAAAGGAAGTGGATCTTGTTCCTCGTTTTCGCATGCTAAAACTTATACGCGATTATGGATTGGAGCAATTAGAGACAAATCCTGAGGCGGCAAGCTATCAGAATGATTTTGCAAACTATTTCATGAAATTTACGGAGGAAGCTATCCAAAAGCTGGGAACAGAGCAGCAAATAAAGTGGACTTCTCTCATGGATGCCGAATATCAGAATCTCTCTGCAGCTCTGGAATGGCTGATCAAGCATCTACCTCTCGCAGCGGCACAAATGGGGGCTCAGCTTTGGCCCTTTCATATAAACAGGGGATACCTAAGAGAGGGCTTGAATATGGTTGAAGCTCTAATGTCTCTGGAAGTGGAAGAAGAAGCTACCAGGGCGAAGCTGCTTCAGGGAGCAGGTTCTCTTTCTCATAATCTGGGAGACTATTTGAAGGCGAAGGAATACTTTGAGCTCTCTCTCGAATTGACCCAAAGTTTGGGGAATAAAGAAGAGATTGCACGTGCAATGAATCATGTAGCCTGGGCTGGATGGAGAGTGGGGAATTATGCATCTACCCTCTCTTATGCAGAATCAGCAAATAAGATATTTGAAGAGCTCGGAGATGAGCTCGGACAGGCGGTTTCCCAAAATAATATCTCATGGATATCTCATTACCGAGGCTTTTTTGAAGAAGCAGAAAAAGGCCAAAGAAAAGTACTCGAAATACAAAAAAAGTATGACAACCGAAGAGGAGAAGCCTTTGCCAATGTTTGTTTAGCGAGGGTATGTCTGAAATTGGGGAAATACTTTGAGGCTGAAAATTTGATTGAACAAAGTATAGGGCTTTTTCAAGAACTTAAGAGCCAACAACTATTAGCCTTTACCCATTTAATAAAAGCTGAGCTTGCCCTTGAACAAAAGGAATATCGACAAGCAAGGAGTATCCTTATTGAGCATTGCCTGACACAATTCGAAAAGATTGGAGATGTATGGGGAGTAGCAAGCAGTAATCATTATTTAGGAAAGAGGAGTATAGCTTCGAAAGAATACAAGGAGGCTAATAATTATTTGAATCGAGGATTGGAACTCTTCCGCAAAGCCTCTGATAAATTTGGGGAAGCAAGCATTTACATTAGCCTGAGTCAATTGAACCAGGAGATCAATAAGGTGTCTGCTGTCATGGGATACTTGGATACCGCAATAGAACTGGCCAGACATATGCAAGCGCATGAATTGCTTATGCAGGCTTATCTGTGCAAAAGCCATCAATGTCTGAAAGAAGCCCCTGAAAAATCTCTGCAATATTTACTTCTGGCAGATTTTTATGCGGGAAAACTGGGCGAATTTCAATTCCAAAGCTTTCAATCTTCTATAGAATCCCATTTGCTGGAAATAAGCGGAGTTTTACCTGCAAAAATGGATAAGTCTGCCAGAGATCTTTGGGAGGAACATGAGTTTGAAGATTTATTCGGAGCTGCACATATAAACTCTAGATTGGAAAATTGGCTGCGAAAGCAATCCGAGGAACAAAAGCCAAGAGAAGATGCCTCTCCAATACTTCAGGAAGTAGGAAATGAAGAAGCTGAAGACTCCTTCGTGAAAAAGATTCGTCAGCTTGTCGAAGATAGATTGGTAGACCCTGACTTTTCTGTATCTGAACTCTGCAAAGATGCGGGCTATAGCCACTCTCAATTACACCGAAAACTCCACTCGGCATCTGGCAAATCAATCAGCAGCTTTATCCGTGATATCCGTTTAGCAAAAGCAAAACAACTACTCAAAGATCCACAATTGACGGTTGCTGCTGTTGCCTATGACAGCGGATTTAAGGATCCAGATTACTTCTATCGGGTCTTCAAGAAGAACTTTAAGATGACCCCTCGTGAATATCAAAAGCAGATGGGATATATCTCTTGA